The following proteins are co-located in the Candidatus Woesearchaeota archaeon genome:
- the pfdA gene encoding prefoldin subunit alpha: MADKIDDNTQSKYMELQMINQQMQQLEHQFGKIEEQRIEIEQVLESLELLKGADVGSEILVPVSSGIFSKASLVDNRNLLINVGAGVVVEKDVDGAKELVENQRTEILKFQQEVGRQMELLASKSQELETELKKLVG, encoded by the coding sequence ATGGCTGATAAGATTGATGACAATACCCAGTCGAAATATATGGAGCTTCAGATGATCAACCAGCAGATGCAACAGCTTGAGCATCAGTTCGGGAAGATTGAGGAGCAGAGGATTGAGATAGAGCAGGTCCTTGAATCCCTTGAGCTGCTCAAGGGCGCAGATGTGGGCTCTGAGATACTGGTGCCTGTCAGCTCAGGCATCTTCTCTAAGGCAAGCCTGGTGGACAACAGGAATCTTCTCATCAATGTGGGCGCTGGTGTTGTTGTGGAGAAGGATGTCGATGGTGCCAAGGAGCTTGTCGAGAATCAGAGGACAGAGATCCTGAAGTTCCAGCAGGAGGTAGGCAGACAGATGGAGCTGCTTGCATCCAAGTCACAGGAGCTGGAGACTGAACTCAAGAAATTGGTGGGTTGA
- a CDS encoding translation initiation factor IF-6: MNTAMTNFNGNPNIGLYAFASDSFCLVGHEVPDSQMKLLHKVLKVPVSRITIAGTNLVGVFVVGNSKVLLVPDIAFDEELAMLDRLKIDYRVISTTHTALGNNILMNDHGCIMNPEMEIDGIRKALDIPIKACSVAGHPTVGSCAAMNRKGLLLHRDATAAEKDIISGILKLEIETGSVNMGNPYIRSGIICNTNGYVIGDLSGGPEIQNADIALGFARR, from the coding sequence ATGAATACTGCTATGACGAATTTCAACGGGAACCCGAACATCGGGCTGTATGCCTTTGCCTCTGACAGCTTCTGCCTTGTTGGGCATGAGGTGCCTGACTCGCAGATGAAGCTGCTGCATAAGGTGCTCAAGGTGCCTGTCAGCCGGATCACGATTGCAGGCACCAATCTTGTTGGTGTTTTTGTCGTCGGTAACTCAAAGGTCCTCCTTGTCCCTGATATCGCCTTTGATGAGGAGCTTGCCATGCTTGACAGGCTGAAGATAGATTACAGGGTCATAAGCACGACGCACACTGCGCTCGGCAATAATATACTCATGAACGATCATGGATGCATAATGAATCCGGAGATGGAGATTGACGGGATAAGGAAAGCCTTGGACATCCCCATAAAGGCATGTTCTGTGGCAGGCCATCCGACAGTGGGCTCATGCGCTGCCATGAACAGGAAAGGGCTCCTGCTCCACCGTGATGCCACAGCTGCAGAGAAGGATATTATCTCAGGGATCCTGAAGCTTGAGATCGAGACAGGTTCTGTGAATATGGGCAACCCATATATTAGATCAGGTATCATCTGCAACACCAATGGGTATGTGATAGGTGACCTGAGCGGCGGCCCTGAGATACAGAATGCGGATATCGCATTGGGTTTCGCGCGAAGATGA
- a CDS encoding segregation/condensation protein A, whose amino-acid sequence MTQEKIMNTILKEEEISWKQIILDIINNEGMDPWDIDVSSIAKEFLDTVRKMKELDLKLSGKVILAAAILLKIKSKKFLGEDILEFDKLFAPDEEDTDDEDIPDLIEERIIERPEDFRLIPRTPQPRKRKVSVYDLVNALEKALEVKNRRVLRDIEIELEIPEKKADISKLIEEILQKIMLLCRQKEDKLTFTELVQSDKKEDKIYTFIPMLHLTNARKIDLEQKEHFGEIEITLNMEKI is encoded by the coding sequence ATGACACAAGAAAAGATAATGAATACTATCCTGAAAGAGGAAGAGATCTCCTGGAAGCAGATAATCCTGGATATCATAAACAATGAAGGCATGGATCCATGGGACATTGATGTCTCAAGCATTGCAAAGGAATTCCTTGATACAGTGCGCAAGATGAAGGAGCTTGACCTCAAGCTTTCCGGAAAGGTGATACTTGCCGCCGCCATCCTGCTCAAGATAAAGTCCAAGAAATTTCTCGGGGAGGATATCCTTGAGTTCGACAAGCTGTTCGCTCCGGATGAGGAGGACACAGATGATGAGGATATTCCTGATCTGATTGAGGAGCGGATTATAGAAAGGCCGGAGGATTTCAGGCTGATCCCGAGGACACCTCAGCCAAGGAAGAGGAAAGTCTCTGTCTATGATCTCGTGAATGCGCTTGAGAAAGCTTTGGAGGTCAAGAACAGGAGAGTCCTCAGAGATATTGAGATCGAGCTTGAGATCCCCGAGAAGAAGGCTGACATCAGCAAGCTCATAGAGGAGATACTGCAGAAGATCATGCTTCTTTGCCGGCAGAAGGAGGATAAGCTGACCTTCACAGAGCTTGTGCAGTCAGACAAGAAAGAGGACAAGATATATACATTCATCCCCATGCTCCATCTAACCAATGCGAGGAAGATAGACCTTGAGCAGAAGGAGCATTTCGGCGAGATAGAGATAACCCTCAATATGGAGAAGATCTGA